The following coding sequences are from one Pocillopora verrucosa isolate sample1 chromosome 5, ASM3666991v2, whole genome shotgun sequence window:
- the LOC131768584 gene encoding BTB and MATH domain-containing protein 36-like — protein sequence MATWKISKKSSDRPDFSESLLFSDVVFVVEDKKFHVHRYILAQWSPVFKTMFLSGFKEKNLSEIPLPGKKASEFKELLLLIYSTVSGETLNAINDANCQSLLRLAREYQIEAIYKKCEEHIVKRIRNAPGNTFMADMIFAQTCNFEKLLKISVEKAINHLRLDDIKRHEMFNQIEPQIYKQILEGIIQRLEEPVTCGHCGFRVTVRRKEHPS from the coding sequence AGTGACGTAGTTTTTGTGGTCGAAGATAAAAAATTCCACGTCCACCGGTATATTCTTGCACAATGGTCGCCTGTGTTTAAGACGATGTTCTTGTCAGGgtttaaagaaaagaacttGAGCGAGATTCCTCTTCCGGGCAAAAAGGCGAGTGAGTTCAAGGAACTTTTGCTGCTCATTTATTCCACTGTATCTGGCGAAACTCTAAATGCCATCAACGACGCCAATTGCCAATCTTTGCTCAGGCTCGCTCGAGAGTATCAAATAGAAGCTATTTATAAGAAGTGCGAGGAACATATCGTCAAAAGGATAAGAAATGCACCAGGAAATACCTTCATGGCAGACATGATATTTGCACAAACCTGTAACTTTGAGAAACTTCTTAAAATCAGTGTCGAGAAAGCTATTAACCACTTACGGTTGGATGATATTAAGAGGCATGAGATGTTTAATCAAATCGAGCCACAGATTTACAAACAAATCTTGGAAGGAATCATTCAAAGACTTGAGGAGCCAGTAACCTGTGGTCACTGCGGTTTTAGAGTTACCGTTAGAAGAAAAGAACACCCCAGCTAA
- the LOC131768550 gene encoding uncharacterized protein translates to MEGRRRLENHYSEPPNRHNVELHFCENPAFNSLDRAPFTPNSSVFKNRPPKQPHVENTRSRRYQTNDRLSRSSSRRMRCLVALNILLLVLTVLCLGLTSYVCYRMIFQKEAEVGSNGCDSDLRAEGEKFQKITSENMKELRTNISSMENLKKNFTFLQEAISDLNAERIHLLESVEMISNNLTKLREEYEKTRQQVLHNRRAITYLNVSSLEHEDLSDLWRKLNSTENELLDVKKQVINMSKIVPPRGPPGYNGTQGPVGGPGPVGPRGLPGPGVNLTLCQYKTNKSEGLPASSVMTQSISVTEQKGTRIISVHCDTNDAKNWRLESTVNGPERKYVCKCEGTLTTGEPTMYCYIHYWECPT, encoded by the exons ATGGAAGGAAGGAGGCGACTCGAAAATCATTATTCTGAGCCACCTAACAGACATAACGTTGAACTCCATTTTTGCGAAAACCCGGCGTTCAACAGCTTAGATAGAGCTCCTTTTACTCCCAACAGCAGCGTGTTTAAAAATCGCCCTCCAAAGCAACCACATGTTGAGAACACGAGGAGCCGTCGGTATCAGACAAACGACAGACTGTCTCGGTCTTCTTCAAGACGAATGCGATGTCTGGTGGCTTTGAATATTCTGTTATTGGTATTGACAGTCCTATGCCTAGGTCTTACAAGTTACGTGTGCTATAGGATGATTTTTCAGAAAGAGGCTGAAGTGGGATCAAACGGTTGCGACAGTGATTTGCGCGCTGAAG GTGAGAAGTTCCAGAAAATTACCtctgaaaatatgaaagaacTGCGGACGAATATTTCGAGcatggaaaacttaaaaaaaaactttaccttccTTCAGGAAGCTATCAGTGATTTAAACGCA gaaagaatTCATCTGCTTGAATCTGTAGAAATGATTTCGAATAATCTGACAAAGTTGAGAGAAGAGTATGAGAAGACTCGACAACAAGTTTTACACAAC AGACGAGCGATTACTTACCTCAACGTAAGTTCTTTAGAGCACGAGGATTTGTCCGATTTGTGGCGCAAATTGAATTCGACAGAAAATGAGCTCCTAGATGTCAAGAAACAG GTGATTAACATGTCCAAGATTGTCCCACCCAGGGGACCTCCAGGGTACAACGGTACACAGGGCCCAGTTGGTGGTCCCGGACCAGTAGGACCGCGTGGATTGCCAGGTCCTGGAGTCAATCTAACGCTTTgtcaatacaaaacaaataaatcagaAGGTTTACCTGCCTCGTCAGTCATGACGCAGTCGATATCTGTAACAGAGCAAAAA GGCACAAGAATAATCAGCGTACATTGTGACACAAATGACGCCAAAAATTGGCGATTAGAATCCACTGTTAATGGCCCAGAAAGAAAGTACGTGTGTAAGTGCGAAGGAACACTTACAACTGGAGAACCAACCATGTATTGTTACATTCATTACTGGGAATGTCCTACTTGA